In Massilia antarctica, the following are encoded in one genomic region:
- the lpxA gene encoding acyl-ACP--UDP-N-acetylglucosamine O-acyltransferase, whose amino-acid sequence MATIHPSAIVDPRAQLDSSVEVGAFSIIGPHVSIGAGTVVGPHVVIEGHTTIGKDNKFFQFSSIGAPPQDKKWDGEPTRLEVGDRNTVREFCTFNTGTVQDEGVTRLGNDNWISAYCHLAHDCQVGSNTIFSNNAQLAGHVEVGDWAILSGFAGVHQFCKIGAHAFIGMYTSLTQDVPPFVLVSGNPASAHGVNIEGMKRRGFTRPQIDGVRAAYKLIYRSGMTLEAAKAALVDQQHQSPDAAADIGAMLAFLGSASRGIVR is encoded by the coding sequence ATGGCCACGATTCACCCCAGCGCCATTGTCGATCCGCGCGCGCAGTTGGACAGCAGTGTCGAAGTCGGCGCCTTTTCGATCATCGGCCCGCATGTGTCGATCGGCGCCGGTACGGTGGTCGGTCCGCACGTGGTCATCGAAGGCCACACCACGATCGGCAAGGACAACAAGTTCTTCCAGTTTTCCTCGATCGGCGCACCGCCGCAAGACAAGAAATGGGATGGCGAGCCGACCCGCCTGGAAGTGGGCGACCGCAACACGGTGCGCGAATTCTGCACCTTCAACACCGGCACCGTGCAGGACGAAGGCGTCACCCGCCTGGGCAACGACAACTGGATTTCGGCCTACTGCCACCTGGCGCACGATTGCCAGGTCGGCAGCAACACGATCTTCTCGAACAACGCCCAGTTGGCCGGGCACGTGGAAGTGGGCGACTGGGCGATCCTGTCCGGCTTCGCCGGCGTGCACCAGTTCTGCAAGATCGGCGCGCATGCCTTCATCGGCATGTACACCAGTCTCACGCAGGACGTGCCGCCGTTCGTGCTCGTGTCGGGCAATCCGGCGTCCGCCCATGGCGTCAACATCGAAGGCATGAAGCGGCGCGGCTTCACCCGGCCGCAGATCGACGGCGTGCGCGCGGCCTACAAGCTGATTTACCGCTCCGGCATGACCCTGGAAGCGGCCAAGGCGGCCCTGGTCGACCAGCAGCACCAGTCGCCCGATGCGGCCGCCGACATCGGCGCCATGCTCGCTTTCCTGGGCAGCGCGTCCCGTGGCATTGTCCGCTGA
- the lpxB gene encoding lipid-A-disaccharide synthase, with protein sequence MALSADSGRGASAAASVALVAGEVSGDMLAARLLAGLAPHLPGARFHGIGGPRMAEQGFVSDIEMDRLTVRGLFEIIPRYREIKGIQNALRDRLLAERPDVFIGADYPGFNLGLELQLKEAGIPTVHFVSPQIWAWRGGRIKKIIKAVSHMLVIFPFEEEIYRKAGVPCTYIGHPLAELIPMEPDVAAARTALGMPLDARVIALMPGSRMGELKYLAEPFVGAVKLLAARDPELRFVAPMAGERQRQYFTELIAKAGLQDVRIDLLDGRSHEAIAAADAVLVASGTATLEVALFKKPMAIAYKVMRASYEIMRHMGYQPWIGLPNILAREFLVPEILQHDVTPDKLADAMWEQLNNVANRKLLVQRFTDMHHSLLRNSAQESAAAVMRVIAASKKSS encoded by the coding sequence GTGGCATTGTCCGCTGATTCAGGGCGCGGCGCGTCGGCTGCCGCATCCGTGGCCCTGGTAGCGGGCGAGGTCTCCGGCGACATGCTCGCCGCGCGCCTGCTGGCCGGCCTCGCGCCCCATCTTCCGGGGGCGCGCTTCCATGGCATCGGCGGTCCGCGCATGGCCGAACAGGGTTTTGTGTCGGACATCGAGATGGACCGCCTGACCGTGCGCGGCCTGTTCGAGATCATTCCGCGCTACCGCGAAATCAAGGGCATCCAGAACGCGCTGCGCGACCGCCTGCTGGCCGAGCGCCCGGACGTGTTCATCGGCGCCGACTACCCGGGCTTTAACCTCGGGCTGGAACTCCAGCTCAAGGAAGCCGGGATTCCGACCGTGCACTTCGTCAGCCCGCAAATCTGGGCCTGGCGCGGCGGGCGCATCAAAAAGATCATCAAGGCCGTCTCGCACATGCTGGTGATCTTCCCGTTCGAGGAAGAGATCTACCGCAAGGCCGGCGTGCCGTGCACCTACATCGGCCATCCGCTGGCCGAACTGATTCCCATGGAGCCTGACGTGGCGGCGGCGCGCACTGCGCTCGGCATGCCGCTCGACGCGCGCGTGATCGCGCTCATGCCGGGCAGCCGCATGGGCGAACTCAAATACCTGGCCGAGCCGTTTGTCGGCGCGGTCAAGCTGCTGGCCGCGCGCGACCCGGAGCTGCGTTTCGTCGCGCCGATGGCGGGCGAACGCCAGCGCCAGTATTTCACCGAGCTGATCGCCAAGGCCGGCTTGCAGGATGTGCGCATCGACCTGCTCGACGGCCGCTCGCACGAGGCGATTGCCGCCGCCGATGCGGTGCTGGTCGCTTCCGGCACGGCGACCCTGGAAGTGGCGCTGTTTAAAAAACCGATGGCGATCGCCTACAAAGTCATGCGCGCCTCCTACGAGATCATGCGCCACATGGGTTACCAGCCGTGGATCGGGCTGCCGAACATCCTGGCGCGCGAATTCCTGGTGCCGGAAATTCTGCAGCATGACGTCACGCCGGACAAGCTGGCCGACGCAATGTGGGAGCAACTTAACAACGTGGCCAACCGCAAGCTGCTGGTGCAGCGCTTCACCGACATGCACCACAGCCTGCTGCGCAACAGCGCGCAGGAAAGCGCGGCCGCCGTCATGCGGGTCATCGCGGCGTCAAAAAAGTCATCATGA
- a CDS encoding OmpH family outer membrane protein: protein MLNTVTASWPKHLALLALCACSLAQAQNAPSRIGFVFTERLMTESKLAKAADAKIEAEFSKRQKSIQDSVTRFKSMEAKFETDAPNLPELERTRRARELLDLEKDVQRTQREFREDLIQRKSEERGNIAQKAGKLIEQIAEEEKLDIVLQESAWTSPRIDITDKILKLLDK from the coding sequence ATGTTGAACACTGTGACTGCCTCCTGGCCCAAGCACCTCGCCTTGCTGGCTTTGTGCGCATGCTCGCTGGCCCAGGCGCAAAACGCGCCGAGCAGGATCGGCTTTGTTTTCACCGAACGCCTGATGACCGAGTCGAAACTGGCCAAGGCCGCCGACGCCAAGATCGAAGCCGAGTTCTCGAAGCGCCAGAAGTCCATTCAGGATTCGGTGACGCGCTTTAAGTCGATGGAAGCGAAGTTCGAGACCGACGCGCCCAACCTGCCCGAACTCGAACGCACGCGGCGCGCGCGCGAACTGCTCGATCTGGAAAAGGACGTGCAGCGCACCCAGCGCGAGTTCCGCGAAGACCTGATCCAGCGCAAGAGCGAAGAACGCGGCAATATCGCGCAAAAGGCGGGCAAGCTGATCGAACAGATCGCCGAAGAGGAAAAGCTCGATATCGTGCTGCAGGAATCGGCCTGGACCAGCCCGCGCATCGATATCACGGACAAGATCCTCAAGCTGCTCGACAAGTAA
- the rnhB gene encoding ribonuclease HII, with protein MRTKKVNFYPGLKKSAYPFTPDDIVCGVDEAGRGPLAGPVFAAAVILHPDRPIEGLRDSKKLSAEKREALAPQIKQYALAWAIAECSHEEIDSINILQATMLAMRRAVEALSTIPTIALIDGNRSPVMQIRCHPIIEGDDKVHAISAASILAKTARDAALVALHELYPQYGFDQHKGYGTAMHLERLREHGACPVHRRSFAPVRATLPVSVANTIVGMDMSFDFGEAA; from the coding sequence ATGAGAACCAAAAAAGTCAATTTTTACCCGGGCCTGAAAAAGAGCGCCTATCCGTTCACGCCTGACGATATCGTCTGCGGCGTCGACGAAGCGGGGCGCGGCCCGCTGGCCGGCCCGGTGTTCGCCGCCGCCGTGATCCTGCACCCGGACCGCCCCATCGAGGGCCTGCGCGACTCCAAGAAGCTCAGCGCCGAGAAACGCGAGGCGCTGGCCCCGCAGATCAAGCAATACGCGCTGGCCTGGGCGATCGCCGAATGCTCGCACGAGGAAATCGACAGCATCAATATTTTGCAGGCGACCATGCTGGCCATGCGGCGCGCGGTGGAAGCCTTGTCGACCATCCCCACCATCGCCCTGATCGACGGCAACCGCAGCCCCGTGATGCAGATCCGCTGCCACCCGATCATCGAAGGCGACGACAAGGTGCATGCGATTTCGGCCGCCTCGATCCTGGCCAAGACCGCGCGCGACGCCGCCTTGGTGGCGCTGCACGAACTCTATCCCCAGTACGGCTTCGACCAGCACAAGGGCTACGGCACCGCCATGCACCTGGAGCGCCTGCGCGAGCACGGCGCCTGCCCGGTGCATCGGCGCTCGTTCGCGCCCGTGCGCGCCACCTTGCCGGTGTCGGTGGCCAATACCATCGTCGGCATGGACATGTCGTTCGACTTCGGCGAGGCCGCATGA
- the fabZ gene encoding 3-hydroxyacyl-ACP dehydratase FabZ, protein MTITDNKGVPGKTLDICQIKEYLPHRYPMLLVDRVLDWEAHKSISAIKNVTANEEFFNGHFPHKPVMPGVLMIEAMAQTAAILSFMSIGVKPDANSVVYFVGIDNARFKRPVGPGDQLRMDIEIIRCSRGIWKYKAVGSVDGAIALEAELMCTIRSASDASQPMGN, encoded by the coding sequence ATGACCATTACCGATAACAAAGGCGTACCCGGCAAGACCCTCGACATCTGCCAGATCAAGGAATACCTGCCGCACCGCTATCCGATGCTGCTGGTGGACCGCGTGCTGGACTGGGAAGCGCACAAATCCATCAGCGCGATCAAGAACGTCACCGCCAACGAGGAATTCTTCAACGGCCACTTCCCGCACAAGCCGGTGATGCCTGGTGTCTTGATGATCGAAGCGATGGCGCAGACCGCGGCGATCCTGTCGTTCATGTCGATCGGCGTGAAACCGGACGCCAATTCGGTGGTCTATTTCGTCGGCATCGACAACGCGCGCTTCAAGCGTCCGGTCGGTCCTGGCGACCAGCTGCGCATGGATATCGAGATCATTCGCTGCTCGCGCGGCATCTGGAAGTACAAGGCGGTCGGCAGCGTCGATGGCGCCATCGCCCTCGAAGCGGAACTGATGTGCACCATCCGCAGCGCGAGCGACGCGAGCCAGCCGATGGGGAACTAA
- a CDS encoding TrmH family RNA methyltransferase — MKTITSRDNPLYKDLKHLAGSSQARRKAGQTLLDGVHLCQSYLQLRGAPLHCIVAEGALANPEVADIVMQCESAHAHATAMPDALYNALSQVEHGVGLMFLIATPVLDAPGVLTASAVLLDNLQDPGNVGSILRSAAAAGITQVYCSSGTAFCWSPKVLRAAMGAHFVVDIHENVDLAELVKACAIPVLATSGYATERLYDVDLARPVAWLLGHEGQGVAHDLLALATHQVVIPHLGQIESLNVAACAAVCFFEQLRQIQSN, encoded by the coding sequence ATGAAAACCATCACCTCGCGCGATAATCCGCTCTATAAAGACCTCAAGCACCTCGCAGGCAGTTCGCAGGCGCGGCGCAAGGCCGGCCAGACCCTGCTCGACGGCGTGCATCTGTGCCAGTCGTATCTGCAGCTGCGCGGCGCGCCGCTGCATTGCATCGTCGCCGAAGGCGCGCTGGCCAACCCGGAAGTGGCCGATATCGTCATGCAGTGCGAGAGCGCGCATGCCCATGCCACCGCCATGCCGGATGCGCTGTACAACGCCCTGAGCCAGGTCGAACACGGCGTCGGGTTGATGTTCCTGATCGCCACCCCGGTGCTGGATGCGCCGGGCGTACTCACGGCATCGGCGGTCCTGCTGGACAACCTGCAAGACCCGGGCAACGTCGGTTCGATCCTGCGCAGCGCGGCGGCGGCCGGCATCACCCAGGTCTACTGCAGCAGCGGCACGGCCTTTTGCTGGTCGCCCAAGGTGCTGCGCGCGGCCATGGGCGCGCATTTCGTGGTCGACATCCATGAAAACGTCGACCTGGCCGAGCTGGTGAAGGCTTGCGCCATTCCCGTGCTGGCCACCAGCGGCTACGCCACCGAGCGCCTGTACGACGTCGACCTGGCGCGCCCCGTGGCCTGGCTGCTTGGACACGAAGGGCAGGGCGTGGCGCACGATTTGCTGGCGTTGGCAACGCATCAAGTCGTGATTCCGCACCTGGGCCAGATCGAGTCGCTCAACGTGGCGGCGTGTGCAGCTGTCTGTTTTTTTGAACAGTTGAGGCAGATTCAATCAAACTAA
- a CDS encoding substrate-binding periplasmic protein, protein MNKLAALWLVICLSLAGSACAGNLLAVKQGNRPPFSFRDAQGKATGIEVDVVVEALRRAGRGVTFHEAPNVRLLAFVKGDGIDLAVSVRGSDGDGTYFSDEFIRYENVAISRRNRHIVLHAIPDLDDYTFAIWQNGWRDLGPDFQARYRPSADGRFPANYFQPANQNAQNRMFWVGRVDLIIVDKKVFEWYRKQFSAEFNTRVELDYHPIFAATTGFQVAFRNREVRDAFNRALHAMREDGSYDDIVARYGMAQSP, encoded by the coding sequence ATGAATAAACTCGCAGCACTATGGCTCGTCATTTGCCTAAGCCTGGCCGGATCCGCGTGTGCGGGTAATCTGCTGGCGGTAAAGCAAGGCAACCGTCCGCCATTTTCGTTTCGTGACGCGCAAGGCAAAGCCACGGGCATCGAAGTCGATGTGGTGGTCGAAGCGCTGCGGCGCGCCGGACGCGGCGTCACCTTCCACGAAGCGCCCAACGTACGGTTGCTGGCTTTCGTCAAGGGCGACGGTATCGACCTTGCAGTGAGCGTACGCGGCAGCGATGGCGATGGCACCTACTTCTCGGACGAGTTCATCCGGTACGAGAACGTCGCCATTTCGCGCCGGAACAGGCACATCGTGCTCCACGCCATCCCCGATCTCGACGATTACACCTTTGCCATTTGGCAAAATGGATGGCGCGATCTGGGCCCAGACTTCCAGGCGCGCTACCGGCCCAGCGCCGATGGACGGTTTCCTGCCAACTATTTTCAGCCGGCCAACCAGAATGCCCAGAACCGCATGTTCTGGGTCGGCAGGGTCGATCTGATCATCGTCGACAAGAAAGTCTTTGAGTGGTACCGCAAGCAATTCAGTGCCGAATTCAATACCCGGGTGGAACTCGACTACCATCCGATTTTCGCTGCGACCACCGGGTTTCAGGTCGCGTTTCGCAACCGCGAGGTACGCGACGCTTTCAACCGGGCGCTTCATGCCATGCGCGAAGACGGCAGCTACGACGACATTGTCGCGCGCTACGGCATGGCGCAGTCGCCGTAG
- a CDS encoding EAL domain-containing response regulator produces MDIAHLHFLVAHADQAQRQTLIDMLGRLGATRISAAPDGETALRCIEAPAGPPIDIAIIDLALSGRDGLELIRDITVLNAGTRAIITGDCHASLLFSVESLALAYGLDLLGTIPKPLSSGHLEAVLSHYTPPAAPVLERRVLPRFSFADVGEGLQARQFEPFFQPKIELASGEVKGLEVFARWRHPEHGVLGPAAFIDALEQNHRIDFLDWTMIERSVEQCRVLLDKGMPSAISLNLSAETIGHPDFLRQVKVCTDRHGVAPSLLTFELPESAVLTNDPSFLERLLRLRMMGYGLAVDDYGTGRSNVQQLARVPFSELKIDRSFVDGASRKRSLATVLSSCLGLARSLDRKSCAVGVETRQDWDFLQGLGCTYAQGHHIARPMEAERFPDWLADWRQFF; encoded by the coding sequence ATGGACATCGCCCACTTGCACTTCCTGGTTGCGCACGCCGATCAGGCGCAGCGCCAGACCCTGATCGACATGCTCGGCCGCCTCGGCGCCACCCGCATCAGCGCGGCGCCGGACGGCGAAACGGCGCTGCGCTGCATCGAGGCGCCGGCCGGTCCGCCGATCGATATCGCCATCATCGACCTGGCGCTGTCCGGGCGCGACGGCTTGGAACTGATACGCGACATCACCGTGCTCAATGCCGGCACGCGCGCCATCATCACCGGCGACTGCCATGCCAGCCTGCTGTTTTCGGTCGAAAGCCTGGCGCTGGCCTATGGCCTCGACCTGCTCGGCACCATCCCCAAGCCGCTCAGCAGCGGCCACCTCGAAGCGGTGCTGTCGCACTACACGCCGCCGGCCGCGCCGGTGCTGGAGCGCCGCGTGCTGCCGCGTTTCAGCTTCGCCGACGTGGGCGAGGGCTTGCAGGCGCGCCAGTTCGAACCGTTTTTCCAGCCTAAGATCGAACTGGCCAGCGGCGAGGTGAAGGGCCTGGAAGTGTTCGCGCGCTGGCGCCACCCGGAGCACGGCGTGCTGGGGCCGGCGGCCTTTATCGATGCGCTGGAACAGAACCACCGCATCGATTTTCTCGACTGGACCATGATCGAGCGCTCGGTCGAGCAGTGCCGCGTGTTGTTGGACAAGGGCATGCCAAGCGCGATATCGCTCAATCTGTCGGCCGAAACGATCGGCCACCCCGATTTCCTGCGCCAGGTCAAAGTGTGCACCGACCGCCACGGCGTTGCGCCGTCGCTGCTCACCTTCGAGCTGCCCGAATCGGCGGTGCTGACCAACGACCCGAGCTTCCTGGAGCGGCTGCTGCGCCTGCGCATGATGGGTTACGGCCTGGCTGTGGACGACTACGGCACCGGGCGCTCGAACGTGCAGCAGCTCGCGCGCGTGCCGTTTTCGGAACTGAAGATCGACCGCAGCTTTGTCGACGGCGCCTCGCGCAAGCGCTCGCTGGCCACGGTGCTCAGTTCCTGCCTGGGACTGGCGCGCAGCCTGGACCGCAAATCCTGCGCGGTCGGGGTCGAGACACGCCAGGATTGGGATTTTTTGCAGGGTCTGGGCTGCACCTACGCGCAGGGCCACCACATTGCGCGACCGATGGAAGCGGAGCGCTTTCCGGACTGGCTGGCGGACTGGCGCCAGTTCTTCTAG
- a CDS encoding NAD(P)-dependent alcohol dehydrogenase, whose amino-acid sequence MTLARGYAALAAKEKLLPFSFERRAPHADDVAIDIKFCGVCHSDIHQARDEWGGATFPMVPGHEIAGVVTAIGANVTKFKVGDHVGVGCFVDSCTKCGTRHVDLEQYMPGLVQTYNSVEADGVTPTFGGYSNHIVVKEGYVLSIPDNLPLDKAAPLLCAGITLYSPLNHWKAGPGKKVAIIGLGGLGHMGVKIAHAMGAEVTVLSQSLAKKEDGLRFGAASYYATSDKDTFTKLAGQFDLIINTVGAAVDWNDYIGLLKIDGTMTLVGVPDAATPPVNAFKLIGARRSLAGSMIGSIKETQEMLDFCGKHNISADIEIIDIAMINEAFERVVKSDVRYRFVIDMQSLPA is encoded by the coding sequence ATGACACTCGCACGAGGCTATGCGGCATTGGCCGCCAAGGAAAAACTGCTTCCCTTTTCATTCGAGCGGCGCGCGCCGCATGCCGACGATGTCGCCATCGACATCAAGTTCTGCGGCGTCTGCCATTCGGATATCCACCAGGCGCGCGACGAATGGGGCGGTGCGACCTTCCCCATGGTGCCGGGCCATGAAATCGCCGGCGTCGTGACGGCCATCGGCGCCAACGTGACAAAATTCAAGGTGGGCGATCATGTCGGCGTCGGCTGCTTCGTCGATTCCTGCACCAAATGCGGCACCCGCCATGTCGATCTGGAGCAGTACATGCCTGGGCTGGTCCAGACCTACAACAGCGTCGAGGCCGACGGGGTCACGCCCACTTTCGGCGGCTATTCCAACCACATCGTGGTCAAGGAAGGCTACGTGCTGTCGATCCCGGACAATCTGCCGCTGGACAAGGCCGCACCGCTGCTGTGCGCCGGCATCACCCTGTATTCGCCGCTGAACCACTGGAAAGCCGGTCCCGGCAAGAAGGTCGCCATCATCGGCCTGGGCGGCCTTGGCCACATGGGCGTGAAGATCGCTCACGCGATGGGCGCCGAGGTGACGGTGCTGAGCCAGTCGCTCGCCAAGAAGGAAGATGGCTTGCGTTTCGGCGCCGCCAGCTATTACGCGACCAGCGACAAGGATACCTTTACCAAGCTGGCCGGCCAGTTCGACCTGATCATCAATACGGTCGGTGCGGCCGTCGACTGGAACGATTACATCGGGCTGCTGAAAATCGACGGCACCATGACCCTGGTGGGCGTGCCCGATGCGGCAACGCCGCCGGTCAATGCCTTCAAGCTGATCGGTGCGCGCCGCAGCCTGGCCGGCTCGATGATCGGCTCGATCAAGGAAACCCAGGAGATGCTCGACTTCTGCGGCAAGCACAATATCAGCGCCGATATCGAAATCATCGATATCGCGATGATCAACGAGGCGTTCGAGCGCGTCGTCAAGAGCGATGTGCGCTACCGTTTTGTCATCGATATGCAATCGCTGCCGGCGTAA
- the lpxD gene encoding UDP-3-O-(3-hydroxymyristoyl)glucosamine N-acyltransferase, which translates to MGTRLGELVERLGGQLIGDPNTEVSGVAPLADAGVSHISYLSNSKLRAQAAQSGAAAMIVSSADDEIVGATYQGARIVAKNPHVYFAYAAQYFASLDPIVAPAGIDPSASVHPTAKVDPSAHIGPQATIEAGAVIGAHAVIDAGSFVGRDAVIGEGTHLFANATFHARCQIGKRGIIHSGAVIGTDGFGFANEGGVYIKIPQTGRVIIGDDVDIGANTTVDRGAMADTIIEDGVKLDNLIQIGHNCHIGAHTAMAGCVGVAGSATIGKYCTFGGAAMVSGHITIVDKVYVTAGSLVANSIKEPGQYTGFYPIAKNSDWEKNAVLLRNLTSMREKIRALEKAVKALTEQK; encoded by the coding sequence ATGGGCACTCGACTAGGTGAATTGGTCGAACGCTTGGGAGGACAGCTGATTGGCGACCCGAATACCGAGGTATCCGGGGTCGCGCCATTGGCTGACGCAGGCGTTTCGCACATCAGTTATCTGAGCAACAGCAAACTGCGGGCCCAGGCCGCGCAGAGCGGCGCGGCGGCCATGATCGTATCAAGCGCGGACGACGAGATCGTCGGCGCGACTTACCAGGGCGCGCGCATCGTCGCCAAGAACCCGCACGTCTACTTCGCTTACGCCGCCCAGTATTTCGCCTCGCTCGATCCGATCGTGGCGCCGGCCGGCATCGACCCGAGCGCCAGCGTGCACCCGACCGCCAAAGTCGACCCGAGCGCGCATATCGGCCCGCAGGCGACCATCGAAGCGGGCGCGGTCATCGGTGCGCACGCCGTCATCGATGCCGGCAGCTTTGTCGGGCGCGACGCCGTCATCGGCGAAGGCACGCACCTGTTCGCGAACGCCACCTTCCATGCGCGCTGCCAGATCGGCAAGCGCGGCATCATCCATTCGGGCGCCGTGATCGGCACCGACGGCTTCGGCTTCGCCAATGAAGGCGGCGTGTACATCAAGATTCCGCAGACCGGAAGGGTGATCATCGGCGACGATGTCGACATCGGCGCCAACACCACGGTCGACCGCGGCGCCATGGCCGACACCATCATCGAAGACGGCGTCAAGCTCGATAACCTGATCCAGATCGGCCATAACTGCCATATCGGCGCGCACACCGCCATGGCCGGCTGCGTCGGCGTGGCCGGCAGCGCCACCATCGGCAAATACTGCACCTTCGGCGGCGCCGCCATGGTCTCGGGCCACATCACCATCGTCGACAAGGTGTACGTCACCGCCGGCAGCCTGGTGGCCAACTCGATCAAGGAACCGGGCCAGTACACGGGCTTCTACCCGATCGCCAAGAACAGCGACTGGGAAAAGAACGCCGTCCTGCTGCGCAACCTGACGTCGATGCGCGAAAAAATCCGCGCGCTCGAAAAAGCCGTCAAGGCACTCACAGAACAAAAATAG